In a single window of the Leptospira sanjuanensis genome:
- a CDS encoding PAS domain-containing sensor histidine kinase → MELIQEALDHIGDKIRFVEFVPCPVLLSHIKGDQFQTLYLNKSFREQFGYKIQEIPTLQDWFQQAYPDDIYRKQIEKEWWSEVDFGRKNGKPGASMKAKIRTKNNGERWFNVRSTEFGELNAVAFQDIHDLETLNLELSHNNSTKTQLLSILAHDLRTPLIQIISLISLFKNEGISASELYPYLSKLNIQTYLTIDLIDNTLNWVKANSRSIVVNKTSFSPLPILEELSALYNDYIQLKCIQVEMRFDQEITLFSDKDIFKVIVRNLFVNALKFSKPGGKIYLKAEKTSDQNRLICIEDEGIGMTSEELERVFSKESYTCPGTLNENGAGLGIKLCRDFAKLAGTELLLKSEKHKGTCASILFS, encoded by the coding sequence ATGGAATTGATTCAGGAAGCCTTAGATCACATCGGGGATAAAATACGTTTTGTGGAATTCGTACCATGTCCGGTACTTCTTTCCCATATCAAAGGGGATCAATTCCAAACGCTTTACCTCAACAAAAGTTTCCGCGAACAGTTCGGTTATAAAATCCAGGAAATACCCACGCTCCAAGATTGGTTTCAACAGGCTTATCCGGACGACATCTACCGAAAACAAATCGAGAAGGAATGGTGGTCCGAAGTCGATTTCGGAAGAAAAAACGGAAAACCGGGCGCCTCGATGAAGGCAAAAATCCGAACCAAGAACAACGGAGAACGCTGGTTTAACGTTCGAAGCACGGAGTTCGGAGAACTCAATGCGGTCGCGTTCCAAGACATACACGATCTCGAAACCTTGAATCTCGAACTGAGTCACAACAACTCCACAAAGACGCAGCTCCTGTCCATTCTTGCACATGATCTGCGAACCCCTTTGATTCAGATCATATCTCTGATTTCTCTTTTCAAAAACGAAGGGATTTCCGCTTCGGAATTGTATCCATATCTTTCGAAATTGAATATTCAAACCTATCTCACGATCGATCTCATCGACAATACTCTGAACTGGGTGAAGGCGAACTCGAGAAGCATCGTAGTCAATAAGACTTCGTTCTCGCCGCTTCCGATTTTGGAAGAACTTTCGGCGCTTTACAACGACTACATTCAACTGAAATGCATTCAAGTCGAGATGCGGTTCGACCAAGAGATCACTCTCTTCAGCGACAAAGATATCTTCAAAGTGATCGTTCGGAACTTATTCGTCAACGCGCTCAAATTCTCCAAACCCGGAGGAAAGATTTATCTGAAAGCCGAAAAAACCTCCGATCAAAATCGACTCATCTGTATCGAAGACGAAGGGATCGGAATGACTTCGGAAGAATTGGAACGCGTTTTCTCGAAAGAATCTTATACTTGTCCCGGAACTCTCAATGAAAACGGCGCGGGTCTCGGAATTAAACTTTGCAGAGATTTTGCAAAATTGGCCGGAACGGAATTACTTCTTAAGAGCGAAAAACACAAGGGAACCTGCGCAAGCATTCTGTTTTCTTAA
- a CDS encoding lectin-like protein yields MKRILSILAISLVLGAMGNLYASRGAVVENPIDVFERSFENKVLSIQRKTQVNANLPVHRALFYGTHNSYNSKSYAGPFFSYAFPNQKYSIGEQLRLGARFIELDIHWTLGLHARKELLLCHGQDSHVGCNVFDRPFYKGLEEVRAWVSNPANRNEVLLLYIEDKFDGHSSEALQTLRDYLDPWLYRYSGSCSDVPSPESMPKLGDMVSSNRRILLMSNGCYDSQWSVYFKRIFFGSATGSPKDFRGYPDCNYSRATYNSTMVRFFNDTTNYFGFYDGVKESGSFTNANIASMLSCEVNVFGIDQFDPDFAKQAIWSWNASEPNNWAGNENCAVMWSNGRWNDLNCSAWNRFSCKDSSGNWYVTAGGGSWSSGNSQCSAETAGRFKFSAPATPYENKKLLEVKNAAGAGDLWMNLTDQGSEGNWTPGN; encoded by the coding sequence ATGAAGAGAATTCTATCGATTCTCGCCATTTCTCTCGTTTTGGGAGCGATGGGGAATCTTTACGCAAGCCGCGGAGCGGTGGTGGAAAATCCGATCGACGTTTTTGAAAGATCCTTCGAAAACAAGGTTCTTTCCATTCAGAGAAAAACCCAAGTCAACGCGAACCTTCCGGTTCATCGGGCTCTTTTTTACGGAACCCATAACTCTTATAACAGCAAATCGTATGCGGGACCGTTCTTCTCATACGCGTTTCCGAACCAAAAATATTCGATCGGCGAGCAACTTCGGTTAGGCGCACGTTTTATCGAATTGGATATTCATTGGACCTTGGGTCTGCACGCGCGCAAAGAACTTCTTCTTTGTCACGGACAAGACAGTCACGTCGGCTGCAATGTTTTCGATCGTCCTTTTTACAAAGGTCTGGAAGAAGTTCGTGCTTGGGTTTCCAATCCGGCGAACCGTAACGAAGTTCTTCTTCTTTATATCGAAGATAAATTCGACGGTCATTCTTCCGAAGCTCTTCAAACTTTGAGGGATTATCTCGATCCTTGGTTGTATCGTTATTCGGGAAGTTGTTCGGACGTTCCTTCCCCCGAAAGTATGCCAAAACTCGGCGATATGGTTTCTTCCAACCGAAGAATTCTTCTGATGAGCAACGGCTGCTACGACTCTCAGTGGAGCGTTTACTTCAAAAGAATCTTTTTCGGTTCCGCGACCGGAAGTCCGAAAGATTTCCGCGGTTATCCGGACTGCAACTATTCGAGAGCGACTTACAATTCTACGATGGTGCGTTTCTTTAACGATACTACGAATTACTTCGGTTTTTACGACGGAGTGAAAGAAAGCGGTTCATTCACAAACGCTAATATTGCTTCCATGCTTTCCTGCGAAGTGAACGTTTTCGGCATCGATCAGTTCGATCCCGATTTTGCGAAACAAGCGATCTGGTCTTGGAACGCTTCCGAACCGAACAACTGGGCAGGCAACGAAAACTGCGCCGTTATGTGGAGCAACGGAAGATGGAACGATCTCAACTGTTCCGCTTGGAACCGTTTCTCTTGCAAGGATTCTTCCGGTAACTGGTATGTGACCGCAGGAGGCGGTTCTTGGTCTTCCGGTAATTCCCAGTGTTCCGCGGAAACCGCAGGTCGTTTTAAATTCTCCGCTCCTGCAACTCCGTACGAAAACAAAAAACTTCTGGAAGTGAAAAACGCGGCGGGTGCGGGCGATCTTTGGATGAACCTTACGGATCAAGGCTCCGAAGGAAACTGGACTCCGGGCAACTAA